GAGAAACCCAAGGATCCGGTGAACACCTCCCTCTGCGCCCCCAAAGTTTGCACATAAACAAGTCCAGGTGACTTTAGAGGGCTTCTTCTGCTCCTCCCACTGTGGATGCCAGTTCAGGAGTCCCTCCTCCCTCATGCTCAGCAGCCAagcaagtggggggggggggttgtcaggCTTTCCCAAGCTACTGTAGATCAGTCTCCATCCAGTCATGAAGGGAAGCTATGGGCTTCAGCCTTCGTGGGTCCAGATCGTGAGTTCTGTGTCGCTCCCTTTGGTTTCCCAGTCACCGCTCTGGAAAGCTCTGGCTTACCCTTGATAAATCAGTATTTCTCACTTGGCCGAAGAGTACCCCTCTTTCCCTGACTGTTCTTTGTGGAGGGTCTGCATGTAAGCCTCAGAGTTCCAACTGATTCCTAAGGTGGCAGGATCCAGTGCCAAGATACGGGCAGAGTGATGCTCTCTCCCACTTCCAGAAATCAGGACAAGCTCTGCTCAGAAGTGCCTGGGTGGAGAGTGTGCCTGGCCAGACcacagggcagagggagggagggagtctgaCCTATTTATCTTCACAATGGAATTGCTTTATTCtgggatgagaaagaagaaaaggagagaccGGGAGCCTACAGGGTGGGTGACTGCTGCTTTGCGTCTCTTAACAACAACAGCCACTCCCTGAATGAGTGAGTCCTGCAGCAGTgatatgcctgtgtgtgctgggggtgggtAGAGGCACAAATATTGGGGTGAAGCAGATGGGGCTTCTCAGTGCTGTCACATCTAAGGCACAGATCCAGGGACAGACTGTAGGAAGCCGTGGAAAGGGAGATTCCTTCCTTCTTCACTAAGCACCCACTGGTTGCTGGGCCTTGGGttgtgtgctgggaatgaagCAGAATGCAGAGGCTTTGGGGGGAGCTGGCAGTGGGAAAGTACCAAGTGAGAGGGACAGGATTCTGAGTGTGGGGCCAAACAAGCCCCAGGCAGAGGAACAGCATGGCAATAGAGTGGAAGCTGACAAGCTCAGAGTGTAGCAGAAGACGAGAGAGCAGCCGCCTGGTCATTTGAAACAAAAGTCAGAACACACTGGATGATGAAGGATTTGGGCATGTGAGGGAATGTtgccaaataaaacataaatcactggggctggtgagatggctcagcagtttggagtacttgctgctcttgtaggggacctgggtttggctctcagcacccaacagtggctcataaccatctgtaactctagatccagagaatctgacacccttttctggcctctgtgggcaccaggcatgtacatgacatacatacatacatatacacaataaaataaaataaacatataaaataaatcttagaaaaactTAAATCACTTTTAACCAGACATTTCACCTCTTTATTCAAAGACCAttattacagaaaatgaaatcacCTCAGAGAATCTGGGGAGAAGGTTGCTGTATTTTGGGGTGCTAAATCAGAATTTCAAGAGAGAAGTCTGAGGAAAGGTCGAGACCAGGTTAGAAAAAGTGCTGtgccaggctgaggcaggaggactgttgtgagttccaggttagcctgggctactgagtaagaaagactcccaaaacaaaagcaaacaacccTCCAATAAGAGCGAGTGGGGGTGTGTGGCTCAGCTGATAGATTGATAGGTACTGGCCTAGCATGCTGCAGGCTTGGGTATCTCTCCAGCACTACCAAAACTGGATAgggtagctcacatctgtaatgtcagcacttagtagaggcaagaggatcgggagttcaaagccatccttgactacttagtgagtttgaggctagcctaggctatatgagactttttttttttttcaaaataactaaataaatgctGAGCTAAGGAGTCTAGACTCTCCTCCGGACAAATCAGAGCCTCGAGGGTTTGCAGCAGTTACTCAGGGAGGATGATCTTGGAGTAGGTCTTGCTAACGGGGGCTGTCATGGAGATGAGACAGATGGTAAACTTCTCTGTGGATTCTGTCCTTGCTTAGTATGGGGAAGGgcccttcttcctctcatctTCTGGGTGCTCTGACATTCCAGCACCCAGGGCAAGCTCTTTCCAGACGCAGACCGTTCCCCTGGGGAATCCGCAGGCAGGCAAGAAAAGCATGGCCCTGGCACTTCACTCATTCAGTCATGCTTATGGAGCACTCCATATGAAATACTGGGTTTGGCTTGGATGTTTTGAGGTGgcgtgtgcacacaagcacacacatataaacctTCTGAAAGTGGCCACAACATTTGATGGCATGTGAAGGTCTCACCTTTCAATACATTGTTTAGAGTCCAGGTACTCAGACTCACTTTCCATTGgagcagtggggggtggggtgagggcgGAGTCTCACACTCACAGGAGCAGGAACTCACAGGACATCATGACCGTGTGGGAAATTACCCAACAAATACCCAGTGTTTACTCCTCATGCCAGATCTATGATGTTGGTGCTCTGACAGTCACCCCATGTGATAGAGGAGGAATCTGAGGAACCATGAGTTAACTTGTCCAGGGCTGCCAAGATTAGAACTCAGCATCCATGCTCCTGGCTGTAAAGTTGGGAATCTATCATGCAAAGTCAGTTATGGTGGTTTTATGCGTctcattctagcacttgggaggctgaggcaggagggatcAATAGTTCCAGACTGGACTACACAGCATGTTTCAGGGTAGCTTGGGATACAgagtgaaatgctgtctcaaaaaaccagaccAACCAACCACAAAAAGATAGCTAGgtagagagagtcagagagacattgtcaaaaactaaaaccaaagagcagggaagggaagagagatagATACACAGCCAGTGAGCTGTGTAAGGAATGGGGAGGGCTGGAGCTGGAGGGCCCAGCTGGAGGGAAGAACTGAGGTTCCTCCTTGTGCGCCTTGTCCGCAGCTCGTGGCTGAAGCCCTGGGAGGGGGTGCAAACCCAGACACCAGTTGGACCAATAGCAGCAACCACTCATCAGCTTGGAacctgggcagcgccttcttttTCTCGGgcaccatcatcactaccatcgGTGGGGGAGGAGATGGGGCATGTGGAGGGAGGCAAGGGGCAAGGAGTTTCCCTATGGGGGAAGGTGCAGGGAGCGGCAGTGGGTGCCAGATCGCGCCTACATTTCCTGCACTGCCCCCTCTATCCAGGCTATGGCAATACAGCCTTACAGACAGACGCCGGGCGTCTCTTTTGTATCTTCTATGCACTGGTGGGGATCCCGCTGTTCGGGATGCTGCTGGCGGGGGTCGGGGACCGGCTGGGCTCCTCTCTGCGCCGGGGCATCGGTCACATCGAAGCAATCTTCCTGGTGAGCTGCACTGTGCCCCTCATAGGGTACTCTTCCCTAGGTCCCTGGCATGTGAGTGTGCACTCCTAGGGAGCCTCACAGTAAGCCAGGATGGAGgtcgggtggggtggggagaatggaATTGGTATCTCCATGACCCTATCTCTTGCCCCTCCCCACAGAAGTGGCACGTGCCACCCGGGCTGGTGAGAATACTGTCTGCGGTGCTCTTTCTGCTGATTGGCTGCCTGCTCTTTGTCCTAACTCCTACCTTCGTGTTCTCCTATATGGAGAGCTGGAGCAAGCTGGAAGCCATCTACTTTGTCATAGTGACACTCACCACCGTGGGCTTTGGCGATTATGTGCCCGGTGAGGCTAACTTTGCCCAGCGCTTTCCCCAACTACTTTATCCCTGCACTCTGCCTATGAACTACTGTGGGGTATTTGCTCCCGCTCCCACACCCATCATGGAACGCACTATGGTGCTTCCAGCAGGCAGCACCCAATGCCCACTTACATCTTGTCGGCCTGAGTCCCGTGCATGCTCCTACATTAAGTTCACCCCCTCTTGCATGCTCTTACTATACACAATTGCAATTCGTGCACACTCATCTTGCATACATCTAACACTCTaacacatcctttttttttttttttctggggaggGCACTCTCTCAACAAGGTACAGAAACCGGCCCTGAACCAGAGGCTCAGACATTTGCCTCCTGATCCCATCAACTTACTTTTCTCTCCCTGTGAATTATCTAGGCACTGACCCCGGGCAGAACTCAGCCTACCAACCTCTGGCGTGGTTCTGGATCTTGTTTGGCCTAGCCTACTTCGCCTCGGTGCTCACCACCATCGGCAACTGGTTGCGAGCGGTGTCTCGCCGCACTCGGGCAGAGGTACGCTTCCCAGGGTCTGTTCTTTGCCGCGCATGCGCCATGCATATCACTTGTCTCTTGTACCCTTAGCCGCTGGTTAATCAGCCAGACTCCCCTCCAAAATGTAGGTTCCTCCGAAATTGAGACTCGGAGCGTGCGCTACCGGGAACAATGGAGTAAATTCAGGTTTGTCAGGGACTCGACCACCTCGGCCTCCATGGATAGATAGGGTCGCCAGGGTTAGTAAATAAAAACTCGGAGGCGAGGTGGAACGCATCTATAAATCCCATACTTGGTAAgcagagcagagtcaggaggattgctgcgagttcagacctgcctgggctatagaaagagactctattttaaaaacaacagaactaGAAAGGCCAGTTACATGTGAGTTTCAGATGAACAACAAGTAAGATTTTAGAACATGCCCCAAATATTGTATGAGTCATACTGATATTAAATTTTGCAACTTATCTGAAACCTGAATTTTGCTAGCCGACTACAGAGAGACAGCTAAGGCTGAAACAGAACTGGGGCTTTCTAGAAAGGCTCCTGGAGAAGGGGTGCTTCGATCCAATGCAGGAATAGTGTGTCTGCGGGGGTCAGGCTGAGGCTCGAGAGCCAGGCGAAAAGGTGGGTGCGATTGGTAAAGGGGCAGTTCCCAGAATCGGCGGACACCGTTTCCTCTCTGCAGATGGGTGGCCTCACGGCGCAGGCTGCTAGCTGGACCGGCACAGTGACAGCACGAGTGACCCAGAGAGCCGGGCCCAGCGCCCCGCCACCAGAGAAGGAGCAACCGATCCTGCCCGCTTCCCTGCCAGCACCACCTGGTGCTGCTGAGCCAGCCTGCAGGCCGGGATCCCCTGTGCCCCCAAAGAAGGCCGAGACACCTTCCCCGCCCACGGCCTCGGCTCTGGATTACCCCAGTGAGAACCTGGCCTTCATCGACGAGTCCTCAGACACGCAGAGTGAACGTGGCTGCTCCCTGCCTCGAGCGCCTCGGGGTCGCCGCCGTCCCAATCCCTCCAAGAAGCCCTCGAACCCCGGGGTCCTGCGCGTCTCCGAGACAAAGCTGTGCCTGTGTAGGGGCAGGATCCCTGGCCCGGGACCCCCCGCCAGGGGCTTCGTTCTTGCTGATGCCCAGGCATGTTTGGCTTATTTGACCAAAGAGCCCTCTTTTGTTCAATGCGATTGTAACCCTGGGAGGTGTTCAAGGGTTGCCAAATGGCACCGCTCTTCCCAGGCTGGTTCCTCACACCCAACCATTTCCAAATTCCACCATCCAAAGCTTTCTGACTCGCTGTCCTGGCCCGGCTTGTCCCTCACACTTCACGACTGTGCCTCAAAACCTgcatcaataaacaaaaaaaaaaaaaaaaaaaagtctgcactACCGAGTGCGTGCTCCTGGGACCCGAGTGGGTGTGCGAGTGCTTTTCTCGCGCTGCGGTGGGGCTATATCCAGCCCACTGGGAACCCACACTGATCAAGTTGTGACCCTTTCGGCTGAGCTTGGGTATTCAGACTCTTGTCCATGCCTGGAGGAGACCCGAACTCAGAGCTGGCCTGGGCACGCCAACCTTGGCATTGATATTGGGGGTGGGAGCAATTTAGTCTTGATGACAACTGCAGCTTGAAGTCTCCTCCTGCGAGACCATTATCGCCATCCGGGAGGagactctgcccctcccccttcctggagCGTGACCCCCTTCTCGACTGAGTCTTGTGGCGACTGGTCCGTTGGTGCGGAACGATGGAGGAAAACGTTTCCCAAGTAAGAAGTCTGCCTGGGCCCTCCGAGCCCTGACACTTTCAGCCTGGGCGCTTGGTCCATGGAGTCCCCACTCCAGCCCATTCTTCTGCCCTCTCTAGCTCCCCGAGTCCCTtggcttcctttgtgtgtgtgtgtgtgacccgcAGGCTGTGACCAAACACGAACACCGTCGCCGCAGTTCCGCCAAGTCGAGCCTGTACGGAGATGTTCGTGATCTATGGAGCACGGCCACCATGTCCACAGCGAACGCGTCGTTGGCCGACATCTGCGAGGACTTCGACGAGGAGGGCAGAGATGTAGAGAAGTCTCGCAGGTACAGCCACACCATTTCCTTGAAGGAGAGTCTCCACCTCGAGCCAGAGGAGATCCAGCAGCAAGCGCGTTTAGAGCTAGAGCTGCGCCGCGGCAGTACCTTGGAGCGCGATCTCGGGGTAGATGAGGAGCACGACGAATCTGTGACCTCCTTTGAACAGAGTAGCCTCGCCGAGGCGATAGGTGTGTACAGGGGTGGGGCTAGCCAGggtctcagtttcccttcctgcGAAATGGGGGTAAGCCCATAGGATCCCAAGTTTACAAGATTACCTGGGAGGGGGTTtgcgggggtggtggtgagggcaGCAAATCTTTCACGCTTTACCGCAAACATACATTCTTGGAGCGCCCCCTACCGGGCAGGCGTCCTACTACTCAGAATCGGGAAATGTAGAAGAGAGGCGCAGGCAGTCAGCACAAGCGAAGCCCTGGTGGGTTTCTTGTATAATGTGGTGCTGGGTGTCAACCGAGGGCATCGCGCATGCTAGGAAAGTTCTCTTCTACTGAACTACATTCCGAGCCCTCCCTCACCTGTGGGTTTAACAGAGttcattccctggctgggatctCGCTGTTTTGcagtctccctttttttttttttttttttttttattaagtcaaCAGTtacttcactttattttattttttggtttttcaagacagggcttctctgtgtagctttgcaccttttctggaactcactctgtagaccaggctgtcctcgaactcacagagatccgcctggctctgcctcccgagtgctgggattaaaggcgtgcgccaccactgccccgcagttactttatttttattttgtttttctttttggaatgagagtctcactatgtagcccaggatgaccttggattCCCGGTgtcttcctgagtgttgggatttacacacatgaaccaccatgtctgatttggttaaaaacaaaaattaaatattttcacagTATGCCAAGCACTGTTGAGACTTGGGTGTGTCCACCCTCTGTCCCTCGCATTTCCAACTTCTTCAGGGAATTAGCACTGataacaaagccaggtgtggaagtgtacacctctgatcccagtattcagaaggcagaggcgggtggatagCTGTGAGTTCCAAGGGATagctgtgagttccaagacagcctggtctagatattgagttccaggacagctaagtccacatagtgagaccctgtctaaacaaaaagcTTGATACCAATATAGCAATTGACACATACTGAACACTTGTTATATGTCCGGCATAGAACTTGTGGTACTGTTCCCTCTACATATCACAACTGCCATCAGAGGCCATTCTGGGCCTGGGAGTGTAGCTTACTGGTAGAGTTCTATCGTAGCTtatacaaggtcctgggttctagtcccaacaacacactcacacaggatGCACTATTCTCATAAAAGACAATTCCTATAACTCCATTTACAGGTGACAAATCCAAGACTCTCTGTGTCTCACACAGTGGGACAGTCAGTTCTGGGTCCCAGTTGGGTGGAATTCTAAAGCCTA
The sequence above is drawn from the Peromyscus leucopus breed LL Stock chromosome 1, UCI_PerLeu_2.1, whole genome shotgun sequence genome and encodes:
- the Kcnk4 gene encoding LOW QUALITY PROTEIN: potassium channel subfamily K member 4 (The sequence of the model RefSeq protein was modified relative to this genomic sequence to represent the inferred CDS: inserted 1 base in 1 codon), encoding MTTAPQELPAPPSQAGSGAGPASGRAMRSTTLLALLALVLLYLVSGALVFQALEQPHEQQVQKKLEDGRDKFLKDYPCVSQENLTQFIKLVAEALGGGANPDTSWTNSSNHSSAWNLGSAFFFSGTIITTIGYGNTALQTDAGRLFCIFYALVGIPLFGMLLAGVGDRLGSSLRRGIGHIEAIFLKWHVPPGLVRILSAVLFLLIGCLLFVLTPTFVFSYMESWSKLEAIYFVIVTLTTVGFGDYVPGTDPGQNSAYQPLAWFWILFGLAYFASVLTTIGNWLRAVSRRTRAEMGGLTAQAASWTGTVTARVTQRAGPSAPPPEKEQPILPASLPAPPGAAEPACRPGSPVPPKKAETPSPPTASALDYPSENLAFIDESSDTQSERGCSLPRAPRGRRRPNPSKKPXEPRGPARLRDKAVPV
- the Catsperz gene encoding cation channel sperm-associated protein subunit zeta; the encoded protein is MEENVSQAVTKHEHRRRSSAKSSLYGDVRDLWSTATMSTANASLADICEDFDEEGRDVEKSRRYSHTISLKESLHLEPEEIQQQARLELELRRGSTLERDLGVDEEHDESVTSFEQSSLAEAIGKSTSESSVSPSKRTPHQAYWTEQQNRLPLPLMELMENEVLDILSKALNTYKATIGRGHFMTKELQGYIEGLKKRRNKRLNLMPPQ